A window of the Nibribacter ruber genome harbors these coding sequences:
- a CDS encoding aldehyde dehydrogenase, producing MTALATSLAQQLHQQKSFFATGQTRSLDFRKEMLRRLARAVEQEQEDIITALADDFGKPAFETYATEIAILLAEIKFTLKHLHKWMKPQKVKSSFLNFPSKDYIYAEPYGISLVIGAWNYPFQLTLSPLVGSMAAGGCTLLKPSELTPATSHLIATLIEKHFPQEYIAVAQGGPEVSQELLQLPFDKIFFTGSTAVGKMVAQAAASQLIPVTLELGGKSPCVVDASANLPVAANRIIWGKFINAGQTCVAPDYLLVQETVLPALLEQLKKTIQTFYTDHPQDSPDYARIINDRHFERLSRLMQDATVYYGGHTDASQRFIEPTVLTDVTWQHPLMQEEIFGPLLPVLPFKTLPEAIDQINRQGKPLALYFFSEDKAAQELVLEQTSSGGACINDTVSHLANPHLPFGGVGPSGQGNYHGKASFDAFSHHKSVLKKSFWPEVNFRYPPYQDKLNWMKKAFDWL from the coding sequence ATGACCGCACTTGCTACTTCGCTCGCTCAACAATTACACCAGCAGAAATCCTTTTTTGCCACTGGACAGACCAGAAGCTTAGACTTCAGGAAAGAGATGCTCCGGCGCCTGGCGCGGGCCGTTGAGCAGGAACAGGAAGATATCATTACAGCTTTGGCCGATGACTTCGGGAAACCGGCCTTTGAAACCTATGCCACTGAGATTGCCATTCTGCTGGCCGAAATCAAATTCACTCTCAAGCACCTGCACAAGTGGATGAAACCCCAGAAGGTGAAGTCCAGCTTTCTCAACTTCCCGTCCAAAGACTACATCTACGCAGAGCCCTACGGCATATCCTTGGTGATAGGCGCCTGGAACTATCCGTTCCAGCTTACGCTTTCGCCGCTGGTGGGCTCCATGGCCGCGGGCGGATGCACCCTCCTAAAGCCTTCTGAACTCACCCCTGCTACCAGTCACCTGATTGCCACTCTCATAGAAAAGCATTTTCCCCAAGAATACATTGCGGTGGCGCAGGGCGGGCCCGAGGTAAGCCAGGAATTGCTGCAACTGCCTTTTGATAAGATTTTCTTTACCGGAAGCACCGCCGTGGGCAAGATGGTAGCGCAGGCCGCCGCCAGCCAACTCATACCCGTCACCCTGGAACTGGGCGGAAAGAGCCCCTGCGTGGTAGATGCCTCCGCCAACCTGCCCGTAGCAGCCAACCGCATTATCTGGGGCAAGTTCATCAACGCCGGCCAAACCTGCGTAGCGCCAGACTATCTTCTGGTACAGGAAACCGTGCTCCCTGCGCTCCTAGAACAGCTCAAAAAAACCATTCAGACATTTTACACAGACCACCCACAAGACAGCCCCGACTACGCCCGCATCATCAATGACCGTCATTTTGAGCGCCTGTCCAGGCTCATGCAAGACGCAACCGTGTATTATGGCGGCCACACCGATGCCAGCCAACGCTTCATTGAGCCCACGGTCCTCACGGATGTTACCTGGCAGCACCCGCTCATGCAGGAAGAGATCTTCGGGCCGCTGCTACCGGTGCTGCCTTTCAAAACCCTGCCAGAGGCCATTGACCAGATCAACCGGCAGGGCAAGCCGCTGGCGCTCTATTTTTTCTCTGAAGACAAGGCCGCCCAGGAGCTGGTGCTGGAGCAAACCTCTTCGGGCGGGGCCTGCATCAATGACACGGTCTCCCACCTGGCCAATCCCCACCTGCCGTTTGGCGGTGTGGGCCCCAGCGGACAAGGAAATTACCATGGCAAAGCCAGCTTCGATGCCTTTTCTCACCACAAAAGCGTCCTAAAGAAATCCTTCTGGCCCGAAGTAAATTTCCGCTACCCACCCTACCAGGACAAACTGAACTGGATGAAAAAAGCCTTCGACTGGTTGTAA
- a CDS encoding AAA family ATPase, whose amino-acid sequence MQTDELLFQERIREHQLKIKQVFKEVGKVVVGQQYMVNRLLIGLFTNGHILLEGVPGLAKTLTINTLAKVLHLNFSRIQFTPDLLPSDLIGTMIYNQSSSAFEVKKGPIFANLILADEVNRSPAKVQSALLEAMQEKQVTIGDKTYRLDLPFLVLATQNPVEQEGTYPLPEAQVDRFMMKVYVDYLSKADELEVMRRMANLSYSSTVNTVLTKQDIFDIRNAINQVQISETLERYIIELVFASRRPADYDLNDFAQYLQFGVSPRASIALNLAAKAVAFFDERDYVLPEDIKEIATDVLSHRIILNYEAEADNVQTKDFVESILRKVPIS is encoded by the coding sequence ATGCAAACGGACGAACTCTTATTCCAGGAACGGATTCGAGAGCATCAGCTGAAGATAAAGCAGGTGTTCAAAGAAGTGGGCAAGGTTGTGGTGGGGCAGCAGTACATGGTGAACCGGCTGCTCATAGGCTTGTTCACCAACGGCCATATTTTGCTGGAGGGGGTGCCGGGTTTAGCAAAGACGTTGACGATCAATACCCTGGCCAAGGTGCTCCACCTGAATTTCTCCCGCATCCAGTTCACGCCAGATCTGCTGCCTTCTGACTTGATAGGCACCATGATTTATAACCAGAGCTCCTCGGCGTTTGAGGTGAAGAAAGGACCCATCTTCGCGAATTTGATTTTGGCAGATGAGGTGAACCGCTCGCCGGCCAAGGTGCAGTCTGCCTTGTTGGAGGCCATGCAAGAGAAGCAGGTGACCATTGGTGATAAAACCTATCGGCTGGATCTGCCTTTCTTGGTGCTGGCCACCCAGAACCCGGTAGAGCAGGAGGGAACCTACCCGCTGCCCGAAGCCCAGGTAGACCGTTTCATGATGAAGGTGTACGTGGATTACCTTTCCAAGGCAGATGAGCTGGAAGTGATGCGCCGCATGGCCAACCTGTCCTACAGCAGCACCGTGAACACCGTCCTGACCAAGCAAGACATCTTCGACATTAGAAACGCCATCAACCAGGTACAGATTTCTGAGACCTTGGAGCGATACATCATTGAACTGGTGTTTGCCTCGCGCCGACCCGCCGACTATGACCTGAATGACTTCGCGCAGTACCTGCAATTTGGCGTGTCGCCTAGAGCCAGCATCGCCTTGAACCTGGCAGCCAAGGCCGTGGCCTTTTTTGACGAGCGCGACTACGTACTCCCTGAAGACATCAAAGAAATTGCCACAGACGTCCTCAGCCACCGCATCATCCTCAACTATGAGGCCGAGGCCGACAACGTGCAGACCAAGGACTTCGTGGAATCCATTTTGCGTAAAGTACCCATCAGTTAA
- a CDS encoding T9SS C-terminal target domain-containing protein yields the protein MKELRKLGLLFYLLLVVTFTACTDDEDDSPLVVTKGQGILQGSITANRTLDADTIYTLKGFVYVDNNATLTIEPGTIIKGEKASQGTLIVKRGAKIMAQGTAEKPIVFTSNQAKGQRAPGDWGGVVILGKARQNQTSDPVVEGGPDAYYGGTNDADNSGVFSYVRIEFAGYPLQPNKELNGLTMGAVGSGTKIDHVQVSFGGDDAFEWFGGTVNATHLVAYKNTDDMFDTDFGYSGRVQFALGVSDPNLWDVASGGASNGFESDNDGSGSTLTPLTTATFSNVTIIGPGANLPSGAQFGQGAHLKKGTSLSIRNSLITGFAKGITLDGSLVEGYAQNNSINIMNTVVAGAGTSTTINKASSSTSAFNAADWFGTNSFANSVKTTAELGLNTNAPYMPNTGSMALSGASFTGMTGFENVAHLGAFGTTNWTTGWTNWDPQNTDY from the coding sequence ATGAAAGAGTTAAGAAAATTAGGACTGCTATTTTACTTGTTACTAGTGGTCACGTTTACCGCCTGCACAGATGATGAGGATGACTCGCCGCTAGTGGTAACCAAAGGACAAGGCATCTTGCAAGGCTCCATCACTGCCAACAGAACCCTGGACGCAGACACCATCTACACGCTCAAAGGGTTTGTATATGTAGACAACAACGCTACGCTTACCATTGAGCCAGGAACCATCATCAAAGGCGAGAAAGCGTCACAAGGGACTTTGATTGTGAAGAGAGGCGCCAAGATCATGGCGCAGGGCACCGCAGAGAAACCCATCGTGTTCACGTCTAACCAAGCCAAAGGCCAGCGCGCGCCGGGTGATTGGGGCGGGGTAGTGATCCTGGGCAAAGCCAGACAAAACCAAACCTCAGACCCAGTGGTAGAGGGCGGCCCAGATGCGTACTACGGCGGCACCAATGACGCCGACAACTCAGGTGTGTTCAGCTACGTGCGCATTGAGTTTGCCGGTTACCCGCTGCAGCCCAACAAAGAACTGAACGGCCTGACCATGGGCGCAGTAGGTTCTGGCACCAAGATAGACCACGTGCAAGTGTCTTTTGGCGGCGATGATGCCTTTGAATGGTTTGGTGGCACGGTAAACGCTACGCACCTGGTAGCCTACAAAAACACCGATGATATGTTTGACACTGACTTTGGCTACAGCGGTCGCGTGCAGTTTGCGTTGGGCGTGAGTGATCCTAACCTTTGGGACGTGGCTTCTGGCGGCGCCTCCAACGGCTTTGAGTCTGACAACGACGGTTCTGGCTCTACCTTGACGCCTTTGACTACGGCCACCTTCTCCAACGTGACCATCATAGGCCCAGGCGCCAACTTACCCAGCGGTGCACAGTTTGGTCAAGGTGCCCACCTAAAGAAAGGAACCAGCTTATCTATCAGAAACTCGCTCATCACGGGGTTTGCCAAAGGCATTACCTTAGACGGAAGCCTGGTAGAAGGTTATGCGCAAAACAACAGCATTAACATCATGAACACAGTGGTGGCAGGCGCAGGAACTTCTACCACCATCAACAAGGCCTCTTCTTCTACCTCTGCTTTTAATGCCGCAGATTGGTTTGGCACTAACAGCTTTGCCAACAGCGTAAAAACCACCGCAGAATTAGGCCTGAACACCAATGCTCCCTACATGCCTAACACCGGTTCCATGGCCCTTTCTGGCGCGTCTTTCACCGGCATGACCGGTTTTGAGAATGTTGCCCACCTAGGTGCCTTCGGGACAACCAACTGGACCACCGGCTGGACCAACTGGGATCCGCAGAATACAGACTACTAA
- a CDS encoding T9SS type A sorting domain-containing protein: MKNPLLLALLVLFLLPLTMYGEGSKQLTPNQSTAALTDPANDKAGYLAHDANFPSASGVAITSLSFLKPSGFSRNGATFSADHRLLIRVKNGERLYYGVRRAIHDQTTANQGDLTITIRRAASSTDQVGTIVQQTTLLRDQNSTRHMLLAAQPGVIGNATQVNVGPKFTINTTTYNSNGYNSLGFLNNTGADQDYWVEFEQVGESSWTDDGRRFSVYDLWDFTVVDGSGVEKPGRMRSKLWSFSAGGTSNVFSKNFNMYPLIPSEDQANAFFVKKIELAGIAPQNFFRFVTNKFGSTTAAGASYTDRRKSQTSQTDYPELFNFVNNPDISIWPSATAPEFTVGIASVCNTTTNGGKSIFTLNTTESSTFIVLINLNGVAGYQPGSADVLLESTGAKGTRTVEWNGLNGLGQAVAKGTTLNYFFRNNSAAVHFPVWDAESNVGGFRVEDVRPVAGTNYNGLLFWDDSNLPTAAFPSPQSELFGAASTTGAHTWTATSGSTTATGGDLKTVNTWTYGYTGSSTQSTTFNYDCSADVAVTNTAATAPYYIGQPFTYSVTVTNNGPIPATNIQVTDKLDATKLEFVSSSDVNYVASTGVWNVGTLAVGASKTLTITAKPLVTGSILATATQTHTEVDNVAANNSQSTSITVSPSTDIAVTNTVSAGPYYAGQAVTYTVTAKNNGPNNATSVSITDQLPAGMTISNVSATSGTYSNSTGVWTLPIAIGATQTLTITAIPTSAGTFTTTASRTAGNEYDVVSSNNSATNSITVTAAADVAVTNVITTQGPYYIGENITYTVTAINNGPVTATGVVLTDKLPTGLTFVSANPSTGTYTSSTGVWTVGTIEPGTPQTLTLVAKTTATGSYTTVASKSGQTETDLVSSNNSSTNVLTVEPTAEVAVTQTVTAGPYYNGVNATYTVTIKNNGPGAATGIVIDAGIPDGLTVVSFTAPDGTVVENRKWSIPNLASGASAVIKIIAAPNTSGTFTTTATKTAQNEIDINSANNNSNVTITALPAVDIAVTNIVSDGPYYQGEPVTYTVTATNNGPDAATGVKIKDLLSTGSFTFVSATPTAGSYDASTGIWDIATLPKGTTETLVLIAKPRVTGSITTTASRSASDQFDAVASNNSAATTINVEASGDIQVTNSVAAGPYYNGKDVTYTVVVRNNGPGTSSGVSVTDMLPAGLTLKSSSVTLGSYDPGTGLWTIGNMSSGVTQTLTLVATPTTAGTFTTTASKTSSSYDNNSDNNTAATTITVGQASNLAISNQVSEGPYFVNSNVTYTVVVTNNGPDNATGVTATDKLPTGLSFVSATATQGTYVSSTGVWTIDNLAAGSSQTLTIVAKPTTSNALTTTATVTGSLYDINTSNNTASTSISAGAALATDIQVTNTVAAGPYYVGKNITYTISARNLGPNASSGVVISDVLPAGMSFVSANPTVGTYDPTTGIWEIPTLAVNTTRTLTLVAQPTTVGDFTTTATRVSSNEQDANAANDMASNTVTVNSSADIAVVKTVTGGPTYLAGEELTFTTTVTNNGPNTASSLLISDVFSTSNFSVVSTNPEKGSYAAGEWAIGELGIGESVTLTVIAKPTKAGTLTQTASRKSATETDLVTANNTSSVVLDVDPAADIAVTNTVFSGNKYNGQPFTITVKAQNNGPSPATDVSLQDLLPEGLTYVSSTVTAGSYDNQTGIWNIGPLAIGTSAARTLTITVVPTKAGSFTNTATKVYSAEPDANTANNTVNNTFEVLPAIDIAVLNTVADGPYYVGGNAVFTITATNNGPDDATGVKVLNRYTTAAGFNVVSFTAPDGTTYTSNDGIWNIGDMPANTTKVLTVLAKINKVGTLTTSASRNASTQTDVVSSNNTSVVTLEVNPVVDIAVSNSVVAKTYYNGDEVEFTISAINNGPNSASNISLATALPNDFTFVSAAPQQGSYNASSGIWSVGDLALNGSATMKLIGKATQAGTYTLNSSYTSSTETDQNSANNSDTEEVVITGKAEVKVAMTVSSSTGTEFYRNVSLATFTVTVTNTGPDAATNLKFMDSRTGAINFTGVYPGEGVTYDPATGEGFIASLAPGESKTLVVTGYPNTTGRITLSATKLSQEGAIDLESTNNSAFASINVQAVADLAVTNIASEGPYSLGEPIIYTVTVQNKGTVDAASDVKVAYTLSKEFEFVSAKPSVGTFDATTGIWTLNRDLAPSEMQTMQVILKPVAYALLTTEAAVNSAGQFDNAMANNSQTSTISLMNPLPVTLVNFNGKAVANGVQLTWTTATEINNEKFLVERSTNGKTFQTVGEVKGAGNSSQVRNYGFLDTNSPAGTIYYRLKQVDFDGKFEHSKVISVKTKTEATKAVKLNAYPNPTTGVVNLDLSSLNNSTVTILVYSMDGRLVKTTQVQGGGNQQVDLGSLAVGTYLLKVSTPEVTIMKRIVKH, translated from the coding sequence ATGAAAAACCCCTTACTCTTAGCACTGCTTGTTTTGTTTCTCTTACCCCTCACCATGTATGGCGAAGGATCAAAACAGCTCACACCCAACCAGTCAACAGCGGCGCTTACAGACCCTGCCAATGACAAAGCTGGCTATTTGGCGCATGACGCCAACTTTCCCAGTGCAAGTGGGGTAGCTATTACATCGCTTAGCTTTTTGAAACCCAGCGGCTTCAGCCGAAACGGAGCTACTTTTTCTGCAGACCATAGACTCTTGATTAGAGTAAAGAATGGCGAACGTCTTTACTATGGGGTGCGCAGAGCTATCCATGATCAAACTACCGCCAATCAGGGAGATTTGACTATCACCATTAGAAGAGCAGCCAGCAGTACAGACCAAGTGGGCACCATTGTACAGCAAACCACCTTGTTGCGTGATCAGAACTCTACCAGACATATGCTTCTGGCCGCTCAACCGGGCGTCATAGGCAATGCAACTCAGGTAAATGTAGGTCCAAAATTCACCATCAACACTACTACCTATAACAGCAACGGCTACAACTCGCTGGGTTTTCTTAACAACACCGGCGCAGACCAAGACTACTGGGTGGAATTTGAGCAGGTGGGTGAATCTAGCTGGACAGATGACGGCCGCAGATTCTCTGTGTATGATTTATGGGATTTTACAGTAGTGGACGGTAGTGGCGTGGAGAAGCCTGGTCGTATGCGCAGTAAACTTTGGTCTTTCTCTGCCGGCGGGACTTCCAACGTCTTTTCCAAGAACTTTAACATGTACCCGCTCATTCCCAGCGAAGACCAGGCCAACGCCTTCTTCGTTAAGAAGATTGAATTAGCAGGTATTGCCCCTCAGAACTTCTTCCGGTTTGTTACCAACAAATTTGGTTCAACTACCGCAGCCGGAGCATCTTACACAGACCGTAGAAAAAGCCAGACCAGCCAGACAGACTATCCAGAGCTGTTCAACTTTGTAAACAACCCAGATATTTCTATTTGGCCGTCTGCGACTGCTCCTGAATTTACAGTAGGCATAGCTTCTGTCTGTAACACAACCACCAACGGAGGCAAGTCTATCTTCACCCTGAACACGACTGAGAGCAGCACGTTCATTGTATTAATCAACTTAAACGGCGTGGCGGGCTATCAACCAGGCAGCGCTGACGTCTTATTGGAATCTACAGGCGCCAAAGGAACACGCACCGTAGAATGGAATGGTTTGAACGGTTTGGGACAGGCAGTGGCCAAAGGCACCACGCTCAACTATTTCTTCAGAAACAACAGTGCGGCGGTCCATTTCCCGGTATGGGATGCAGAATCTAATGTAGGCGGTTTTAGAGTAGAGGACGTACGTCCAGTGGCCGGTACTAATTACAATGGCCTTCTTTTCTGGGATGATTCTAACCTTCCTACTGCTGCCTTTCCTTCTCCTCAATCAGAGCTGTTTGGCGCAGCCTCTACAACTGGCGCGCATACTTGGACCGCTACTTCTGGTTCTACCACAGCAACAGGGGGTGACTTGAAAACCGTTAACACCTGGACGTATGGCTACACAGGCTCTTCTACTCAATCCACTACGTTTAACTATGACTGCAGCGCTGATGTGGCTGTTACAAACACAGCTGCTACCGCTCCATACTATATTGGTCAGCCTTTCACTTATAGCGTTACGGTTACAAACAACGGTCCCATTCCAGCTACCAACATACAGGTGACAGATAAGCTAGACGCTACCAAGCTTGAATTTGTAAGCTCCTCAGATGTAAACTATGTTGCTAGCACTGGAGTGTGGAACGTGGGTACGCTGGCTGTTGGTGCCTCCAAAACCTTAACCATCACGGCGAAGCCGCTTGTTACCGGAAGCATTTTAGCCACAGCAACACAAACCCACACAGAAGTAGACAATGTAGCTGCTAATAACAGCCAGTCGACTTCCATCACGGTTAGCCCGTCTACTGATATTGCTGTTACCAACACAGTAAGCGCAGGTCCATATTATGCCGGGCAGGCGGTTACCTATACAGTTACGGCCAAGAACAACGGCCCTAACAATGCCACCAGTGTTTCTATCACAGATCAGCTGCCGGCAGGAATGACAATCTCAAATGTTTCTGCTACCTCAGGTACTTATTCCAACTCTACTGGTGTCTGGACTCTGCCTATTGCAATAGGAGCCACCCAAACCCTCACCATTACCGCTATTCCTACTTCGGCGGGCACATTTACTACAACTGCTTCGCGTACTGCCGGAAATGAATATGATGTAGTGAGCAGTAACAATAGCGCTACTAACAGCATAACGGTCACAGCCGCAGCTGACGTTGCCGTCACCAATGTTATCACTACGCAAGGCCCTTACTATATTGGAGAAAACATCACCTATACTGTAACAGCCATAAATAATGGCCCTGTTACTGCTACTGGAGTTGTACTCACAGATAAACTTCCTACGGGGTTAACGTTTGTAAGCGCTAATCCTTCAACGGGTACTTATACATCATCAACTGGCGTTTGGACGGTTGGAACCATTGAGCCCGGAACCCCTCAGACGTTAACGTTAGTGGCCAAGACAACCGCTACAGGTTCTTACACAACAGTAGCGTCTAAATCTGGTCAAACAGAAACGGATTTGGTAAGCTCAAACAATTCCAGCACCAACGTCCTTACCGTAGAGCCTACCGCAGAAGTAGCGGTAACACAAACTGTAACCGCCGGTCCGTACTATAATGGAGTAAATGCTACCTATACAGTCACCATCAAGAACAATGGCCCTGGTGCTGCCACGGGTATTGTGATTGATGCAGGAATCCCTGATGGCTTGACTGTTGTGAGTTTCACAGCCCCAGATGGTACCGTAGTGGAAAACCGGAAATGGTCCATTCCCAATTTAGCAAGTGGTGCATCTGCTGTTATCAAAATAATAGCAGCACCTAATACTTCTGGCACTTTCACCACAACGGCAACCAAAACTGCTCAAAACGAAATTGACATAAATTCTGCCAACAACAACTCCAATGTTACAATTACGGCTTTGCCTGCAGTGGATATTGCAGTGACCAATATTGTTTCAGATGGTCCTTATTATCAAGGAGAACCCGTTACTTATACAGTTACAGCCACTAACAATGGTCCAGATGCTGCTACTGGTGTTAAAATCAAAGATTTGCTTTCTACAGGTTCATTCACCTTTGTAAGTGCCACTCCTACTGCAGGATCATATGACGCTTCAACAGGAATCTGGGACATAGCCACCTTACCAAAAGGTACAACAGAGACCTTGGTATTAATTGCTAAACCAAGAGTTACTGGTAGCATTACAACCACAGCCTCTCGCTCGGCCAGTGACCAGTTTGACGCGGTTGCTTCTAATAACTCTGCTGCTACCACTATCAATGTGGAAGCGTCTGGAGACATCCAAGTAACCAACTCAGTAGCGGCAGGACCTTATTATAACGGAAAAGACGTTACCTATACCGTTGTAGTAAGAAACAATGGTCCAGGAACAAGCTCTGGTGTTTCTGTAACAGACATGTTACCTGCAGGCTTAACGTTAAAAAGCAGCAGTGTAACACTAGGCTCCTATGACCCGGGCACGGGCCTGTGGACAATTGGCAACATGAGCAGTGGCGTAACCCAAACACTTACATTAGTAGCGACCCCAACAACTGCTGGTACGTTTACAACTACGGCCTCCAAAACTTCTTCTAGCTATGATAATAACAGCGATAACAACACGGCTGCTACAACCATAACTGTAGGACAGGCGTCCAACCTAGCTATTTCCAATCAAGTATCAGAAGGCCCTTATTTTGTCAACTCTAACGTTACCTACACAGTAGTTGTCACCAACAATGGACCCGACAACGCAACTGGTGTAACGGCCACAGACAAGCTCCCTACCGGTCTTTCTTTTGTTAGTGCAACGGCCACCCAAGGAACCTATGTATCCTCCACAGGAGTCTGGACCATTGATAACTTAGCTGCAGGGAGCTCACAAACTTTAACAATTGTAGCAAAACCAACCACTTCTAACGCCCTTACAACCACGGCTACTGTAACTGGGTCTTTGTATGACATCAATACCAGCAACAATACCGCTTCTACCTCAATTAGTGCTGGTGCTGCTTTGGCGACCGACATTCAAGTAACAAACACTGTTGCTGCCGGCCCTTATTATGTAGGAAAGAATATTACCTATACCATTAGTGCCCGAAACTTAGGCCCTAATGCCTCTTCTGGAGTTGTCATATCTGATGTTTTACCGGCAGGCATGTCGTTTGTCTCTGCCAACCCAACAGTAGGCACTTACGATCCAACAACCGGAATATGGGAAATCCCAACCTTAGCAGTGAATACAACAAGAACACTTACCCTTGTGGCTCAGCCTACTACTGTTGGAGACTTTACAACTACTGCCACCAGAGTAAGCAGCAATGAGCAAGACGCGAACGCGGCAAATGACATGGCTTCCAATACAGTTACCGTAAATTCATCTGCAGACATAGCAGTGGTAAAAACAGTAACCGGCGGCCCAACTTACCTTGCGGGTGAAGAGCTGACATTTACCACTACTGTAACTAATAATGGCCCTAACACTGCTTCTTCGCTTCTCATCTCTGATGTCTTCTCTACTTCAAACTTCTCTGTAGTTAGCACCAACCCAGAAAAAGGAAGCTATGCCGCCGGCGAATGGGCAATTGGCGAACTTGGAATTGGTGAAAGTGTAACCCTAACCGTGATAGCTAAGCCAACCAAAGCGGGAACCCTTACTCAAACGGCCAGTAGAAAATCTGCTACAGAAACTGACCTTGTAACAGCCAACAATACTTCCTCTGTTGTACTTGACGTGGATCCAGCTGCAGACATTGCCGTTACAAATACAGTATTCTCAGGTAATAAATACAACGGACAACCTTTTACCATCACTGTAAAAGCACAGAACAACGGTCCAAGCCCGGCAACTGATGTCTCATTGCAAGATTTACTGCCTGAAGGTTTAACCTATGTAAGCTCAACTGTTACCGCAGGAAGCTATGATAATCAAACTGGTATTTGGAACATAGGGCCTTTGGCTATTGGTACTTCTGCTGCTAGAACCTTGACCATTACGGTAGTACCAACTAAAGCAGGTAGCTTTACCAACACAGCAACTAAGGTTTATAGCGCCGAACCAGATGCAAATACCGCCAACAATACGGTAAATAACACTTTTGAAGTGCTGCCAGCCATTGACATTGCAGTTCTTAATACTGTTGCGGATGGGCCTTATTATGTTGGCGGAAACGCTGTCTTTACAATTACAGCCACTAACAACGGACCAGATGATGCCACGGGAGTGAAAGTCCTAAATAGATATACCACTGCGGCCGGCTTCAACGTAGTGAGCTTTACAGCTCCAGATGGCACAACTTACACCAGCAATGATGGAATTTGGAACATTGGAGACATGCCAGCAAACACAACCAAGGTATTGACCGTGTTAGCCAAAATCAACAAAGTAGGAACGCTAACCACCTCAGCAAGCCGCAATGCCAGCACACAGACAGATGTAGTAAGTTCTAACAACACATCTGTGGTTACCTTAGAAGTAAATCCTGTGGTTGATATTGCTGTAAGCAACAGTGTAGTAGCTAAAACTTACTACAACGGTGATGAAGTTGAATTCACCATCAGTGCTATAAACAATGGCCCTAACAGTGCATCAAACATATCATTGGCCACTGCCCTGCCTAACGACTTCACTTTTGTGAGTGCTGCTCCGCAACAGGGATCCTACAATGCAAGTTCTGGCATCTGGTCTGTAGGCGACTTAGCCTTAAATGGTTCTGCCACGATGAAGTTGATAGGAAAAGCCACACAAGCTGGTACCTATACGTTAAACTCTTCTTACACTTCCAGTACTGAAACCGATCAGAACAGCGCCAACAATTCTGATACCGAAGAAGTGGTGATTACTGGAAAAGCTGAGGTAAAAGTAGCCATGACTGTAAGCAGCAGCACTGGAACAGAATTTTACCGCAATGTTTCCTTAGCAACCTTTACGGTGACTGTAACCAATACAGGTCCAGATGCCGCCACCAACCTCAAGTTTATGGATAGCCGTACAGGCGCTATTAACTTTACAGGTGTATATCCTGGTGAGGGGGTAACTTATGATCCAGCTACGGGTGAAGGCTTTATTGCGTCACTTGCGCCAGGCGAATCTAAAACATTGGTGGTAACTGGTTACCCGAACACAACCGGCCGCATAACGTTGAGCGCCACTAAACTTAGCCAAGAAGGTGCCATTGACCTGGAAAGCACCAATAACAGTGCCTTTGCGTCAATAAACGTGCAAGCTGTAGCTGACTTAGCTGTCACAAATATTGCATCTGAAGGCCCTTATTCGCTAGGAGAACCAATCATCTACACAGTTACCGTGCAAAATAAAGGTACGGTTGATGCGGCCTCTGATGTGAAAGTAGCCTACACATTGTCAAAAGAGTTTGAGTTCGTGAGCGCCAAGCCGTCTGTGGGTACTTTTGACGCCACTACCGGAATCTGGACTCTGAATAGAGACTTGGCACCTTCAGAAATGCAAACCATGCAGGTTATTCTTAAACCTGTAGCATATGCTCTTCTAACCACAGAGGCAGCTGTAAACTCTGCAGGGCAGTTTGACAATGCCATGGCTAACAACAGCCAAACAAGTACCATAAGCCTGATGAACCCATTGCCAGTAACATTGGTAAACTTCAATGGCAAGGCGGTAGCAAATGGCGTGCAACTGACCTGGACCACGGCCACTGAGATCAACAATGAGAAGTTCTTGGTAGAGCGCAGCACCAATGGCAAAACGTTCCAGACGGTGGGTGAGGTGAAAGGGGCTGGCAACAGCAGCCAGGTACGCAACTACGGCTTCCTGGATACCAACAGCCCGGCCGGCACTATCTACTACCGCCTGAAGCAAGTAGACTTTGACGGCAAGTTTGAGCACAGCAAGGTCATCTCTGTAAAAACCAAGACAGAAGCTACCAAGGCAGTGAAACTAAATGCCTATCCTAACCCAACCACAGGTGTAGTAAACCTGGATTTGAGCAGCCTGAACAACAGCACCGTCACCATTCTGGTATACAGCATGGACGGCCGACTGGTGAAAACAACGCAAGTGCAAGGCGGTGGCAACCAGCAGGTAGACCTGGGCTCTTTGGCAGTAGGTACCTACCTTCTCAAAGTAAGCACCCCAGAGGTGACCATCATGAAGAGAATTGTGAAGCACTAA